A portion of the Anaeromicrobium sediminis genome contains these proteins:
- a CDS encoding YfcC family protein encodes MTTKNTKKKRSFPTAYTVLFIVLIFASILTYTVPAGSYAKLLYDDGSQMFVVTSPDGSTTEYPGTQATLDELGVKVNIDRFTDGSIYKAVAIPGTYEELESNPQGPFEIIKAPIEGLYDTVDIIMFVFIIGGIIGVLNSSGAFDAGFASLSRATKGREYLLIVIITFLISLGGTTFGLAEETIALYPILVPVFMIAGYDAIVCIAALYMGSSIGTMFSTVNPFSSVIASNAAGISFMNGIWFRGTGLVLATIITIVYIVRYAEKIKKNPSTSLIYDQKAQIEEKFVHVNREIPEFTSRRKLMLLVFSLAFVVMIWGVSTQDWWFMEMTTLFLAVGIGICAISGMGEKKAVENFVAGSADLVGVALTIGVARAVNLIMDNGLISDTILHSATNIVSGMNGGIFAILMLLIFCVLGFFIPSSSGLAVLSMPIMAPLADTVGLPRDVIVSAYQYGQGLMAFITPTGLILVTLSMVDVTYDRWLKFIMPLMGIIAGFSAVMLLVQALV; translated from the coding sequence ATGACTACTAAAAACACAAAGAAGAAAAGAAGCTTTCCTACGGCTTATACTGTATTATTTATCGTTTTAATTTTTGCATCAATTTTAACTTATACAGTTCCAGCCGGTTCATATGCTAAGCTTTTATATGACGATGGTTCACAGATGTTTGTGGTAACATCCCCTGATGGATCTACTACAGAATACCCAGGTACACAAGCTACTTTAGATGAACTTGGAGTTAAAGTAAATATTGATAGATTTACTGATGGAAGTATTTATAAAGCAGTTGCTATCCCTGGTACTTATGAAGAACTAGAAAGTAATCCCCAGGGACCATTTGAAATTATTAAAGCACCAATTGAAGGTCTTTATGACACAGTTGATATTATTATGTTTGTATTTATTATAGGTGGTATAATAGGTGTTCTTAATAGTAGTGGTGCATTTGATGCTGGATTTGCAAGTCTTTCACGTGCAACAAAGGGTAGAGAATACTTACTTATTGTAATTATCACTTTCCTAATCTCTTTAGGAGGAACTACTTTTGGTCTTGCAGAAGAAACTATAGCACTATATCCAATCCTTGTTCCAGTTTTCATGATTGCAGGATATGATGCAATAGTATGTATAGCAGCCTTATATATGGGATCATCTATTGGTACTATGTTCTCAACAGTTAATCCATTTTCTTCTGTTATAGCATCTAATGCTGCAGGAATATCCTTTATGAATGGTATATGGTTTAGAGGTACTGGTCTTGTACTTGCTACTATTATAACAATTGTATATATAGTTAGATATGCTGAAAAGATAAAGAAAAATCCTTCTACTTCACTTATTTATGATCAAAAAGCTCAAATAGAAGAGAAATTCGTACATGTAAATAGAGAAATTCCAGAGTTTACTTCAAGACGTAAACTTATGCTTTTAGTATTCTCTCTTGCTTTTGTTGTAATGATTTGGGGAGTCTCTACTCAAGATTGGTGGTTCATGGAAATGACTACTTTATTCCTAGCAGTAGGAATAGGTATTTGTGCAATTTCAGGAATGGGTGAAAAGAAAGCAGTGGAAAACTTTGTTGCAGGTTCTGCTGACCTTGTAGGAGTTGCCTTGACAATTGGTGTTGCCCGTGCAGTAAACTTAATCATGGATAATGGATTAATCTCTGACACAATTCTTCATAGTGCAACTAATATTGTTTCTGGAATGAATGGCGGTATATTTGCCATATTAATGTTATTGATATTCTGTGTATTAGGATTCTTCATTCCTTCTTCATCAGGATTAGCAGTATTATCAATGCCTATTATGGCACCTCTTGCTGATACAGTTGGATTACCAAGAGACGTTATAGTTAGTGCATATCAATATGGACAAGGTTTAATGGCATTTATTACACCAACAGGTCTTATATTAGTTACACTTTCAATGGTAGATGTAACATATGACAGATGGTTAAAGTTCATTATGCCTCTAATGGGTATAATTGCAGGATTCTCAGCAGTTATGCTATTAGTTCAAGCATTAGTTTAG
- a CDS encoding M20 family metallopeptidase, with the protein MKIIKEKIESNFNEFIEDLQELIRIPSVYEDDKSSYPFGKNIDASLKATLAIAKKLGFHTFYDPNGYYGYADYGHGDEMIGVLGHLDVVPAGDLKKWDTDPFDPVIKDGKLFGRGTQDDKGPTLAAMYALKSLIDSNVKINKKVRFIFGTDEENLWRGINEYNKKERIPDYGFTPDSNFPLTYAEKGLLQVNLIAKNETPIRLNGGDAYNSVPSQISYEATDSDSLVECLEELNFEYKRNNDTITVIGKSVHAKDSEKGINAICRLLIAMDKMGLKSKCIDFIVENILEDALATKIFGECEDEVSGHLKFNVGKINIDENNEILNIDMRIPVSVDKEFVLNKLSETVEKYGFVIEENDYLRSIYTPLDSKIVTTLMEAYVEVTGDSKNSPISSGGATYARAMDNCVAFGATFPYSAQTEHQPNEYIKLDEMKMAMEIYSCAFLKLLK; encoded by the coding sequence ATGAAAATAATAAAAGAAAAAATCGAATCAAATTTTAATGAATTTATTGAGGACCTTCAAGAATTAATTAGAATACCTAGCGTTTATGAGGATGATAAAAGTTCTTATCCCTTTGGTAAAAATATTGATGCGTCCTTAAAAGCAACTTTAGCTATAGCGAAGAAACTAGGTTTTCATACCTTCTATGATCCAAATGGTTACTATGGATATGCGGACTATGGCCATGGAGATGAAATGATTGGTGTTTTAGGCCATTTAGACGTAGTTCCAGCAGGAGATTTAAAAAAATGGGATACTGATCCTTTTGATCCTGTAATTAAAGATGGTAAATTATTTGGTAGAGGAACTCAAGATGACAAAGGACCCACATTAGCAGCCATGTATGCCCTTAAATCTTTAATTGATAGTAATGTTAAAATCAACAAGAAAGTAAGATTTATATTTGGAACTGACGAAGAAAATCTTTGGAGAGGCATTAATGAGTACAATAAAAAGGAAAGAATTCCTGATTACGGATTCACTCCTGATTCAAATTTCCCATTAACCTATGCAGAAAAGGGACTTTTACAAGTGAACTTAATTGCAAAAAATGAAACTCCTATCCGTTTAAATGGAGGAGATGCATATAACTCAGTGCCTTCACAAATTTCATATGAGGCTACAGATTCAGATTCTTTGGTAGAATGTCTGGAAGAGTTAAATTTTGAGTATAAAAGAAATAATGATACAATCACTGTCATTGGAAAAAGCGTCCATGCTAAGGATTCTGAAAAAGGTATAAATGCCATATGTAGACTTTTAATTGCAATGGATAAAATGGGCTTAAAATCAAAATGTATTGATTTTATAGTTGAAAATATTTTAGAAGATGCCTTAGCCACTAAGATTTTTGGAGAATGTGAAGATGAAGTATCTGGCCATTTAAAATTTAATGTTGGAAAAATAAACATTGATGAGAATAATGAAATTTTAAATATTGATATGAGAATCCCAGTAAGTGTTGATAAAGAATTCGTTTTAAATAAGTTAAGTGAAACTGTAGAAAAATATGGTTTTGTCATTGAAGAAAATGATTATTTAAGATCCATATACACTCCTCTTGATTCTAAAATCGTAACCACATTAATGGAAGCTTATGTGGAAGTTACAGGAGATTCAAAAAATTCGCCTATTTCATCAGGTGGAGCTACTTATGCTAGGGCCATGGATAACTGTGTAGCTTTTGGGGCAACCTTTCCTTATTCTGCCCAAACTGAGCACCAGCCAAATGAGTATATCAAGTTAGATGAAATGAAAATGGCTATGGAAATTTATTCTTGTGCATTCTTGAAATTGTTGAAATAA
- a CDS encoding Crp/Fnr family transcriptional regulator — MYEKIFDQVIQKKMDTFFINNLAKHGKIENFSKGQIINPGHADNIYIVLEGELNHAMYSKNGDEIFFYRIIEGNIFGEIDFFDENRAFVVSKALTKGKISVVNREIVESKLKEHPEMYNYFLVSIVKKYRMIMLELANLQFNDSTGKLADFFVRLYYTENVNSRANISIIFTHEEIANRIGLNRITVTNGIRFFKDINLIDIKDRKIIIKDIDGLKKLTNIPIE, encoded by the coding sequence ATGTATGAAAAAATATTTGATCAAGTTATCCAAAAAAAGATGGATACTTTTTTTATAAATAATTTAGCAAAGCATGGTAAAATTGAGAATTTTAGCAAAGGACAGATTATTAATCCCGGCCATGCTGATAATATTTACATTGTACTTGAAGGGGAGCTCAATCATGCCATGTACTCTAAAAATGGTGATGAAATATTTTTCTATAGAATAATCGAGGGCAATATTTTTGGAGAAATTGACTTCTTTGATGAAAATAGAGCCTTTGTTGTAAGTAAAGCTTTAACCAAAGGAAAAATATCTGTGGTAAATAGAGAAATAGTAGAATCTAAATTAAAAGAGCATCCTGAAATGTATAATTATTTTTTAGTTAGTATCGTAAAAAAATATAGAATGATTATGCTAGAATTAGCTAATTTGCAATTTAATGATTCTACTGGGAAATTGGCAGATTTTTTTGTAAGGCTCTACTATACAGAAAATGTAAATTCAAGAGCTAATATAAGTATTATATTTACTCACGAAGAGATTGCCAATAGAATAGGCCTTAATAGAATTACGGTTACTAATGGAATAAGGTTCTTTAAAGATATAAATCTTATAGATATTAAAGACAGGAAAATAATAATTAAAGATATTGATGGTCTTAAAAAACTTACTAATATACCTATAGAATAA
- a CDS encoding NAD(P)-dependent oxidoreductase translates to MEMIKGVINMNNVVEEAKRCLRCKKPMCKSYCPVSTPINEVIDTMFEKGIYDAGKILFENNPLSAVCALVCPHEKQCKGNCILGKKSYPINFGEIEHYISLYYLDKLKIENPIDENKKLAIIGSGPAGITLAFLLVQKGYDITIFEAHDKIGGVLRYGIPEFRLPKSILEKMEIKLVEAGVKIRPNTLVGPVITLEDLFRDGYKAIFIGTGVWNPNKMRIKGETLGNVHYAIDYLKNPEVYRLGKKVCVIGAGNVAMDVARTIVRTSSADVTIMYRKGKEDMPAREHEIEYTHLDGVEFEFFKSPIEFTSKGVRYEETKYEDVDGEKKFVTIPNSEDFFQCDSIVVAISQGPKANIVSNSKGIEVNKKGLVIVDDCGRTTKEGVFSSGDVVTGAKTVVEAVKHSKKVAEAIDEYVMDIMSKN, encoded by the coding sequence ATGGAAATGATTAAAGGTGTGATAAATATGAATAATGTAGTAGAAGAAGCTAAACGATGTCTAAGATGTAAAAAGCCCATGTGTAAGTCCTATTGTCCCGTATCTACTCCCATAAACGAAGTGATAGATACCATGTTTGAAAAGGGCATATATGATGCAGGTAAAATATTATTTGAAAATAATCCCTTATCGGCAGTATGCGCTTTAGTATGTCCCCACGAAAAGCAATGCAAAGGGAATTGTATATTAGGAAAAAAATCCTATCCAATTAATTTTGGAGAGATAGAGCATTATATATCCCTTTACTATTTGGACAAACTTAAAATAGAAAATCCCATAGATGAAAATAAGAAATTGGCTATTATAGGATCAGGTCCAGCTGGAATTACCTTGGCCTTTTTATTAGTACAAAAGGGATATGATATAACCATATTTGAAGCCCATGACAAAATTGGAGGCGTATTAAGATATGGAATTCCTGAATTTAGATTACCTAAGAGTATACTAGAAAAAATGGAGATAAAGCTAGTGGAGGCTGGAGTGAAGATAAGGCCTAATACATTAGTAGGTCCAGTCATAACACTAGAAGATTTATTTAGGGATGGATATAAGGCCATATTCATAGGAACAGGAGTATGGAATCCAAATAAGATGAGGATTAAGGGTGAAACCCTTGGGAATGTCCATTATGCCATAGATTATCTAAAAAATCCTGAAGTCTATAGGTTGGGAAAGAAAGTATGCGTCATAGGAGCAGGGAATGTGGCTATGGATGTGGCTAGAACCATAGTTAGAACTTCATCAGCAGACGTGACTATCATGTATAGAAAGGGAAAAGAAGACATGCCTGCAAGGGAACATGAAATAGAATATACACATTTAGATGGTGTGGAATTTGAGTTTTTTAAATCTCCAATAGAATTTACTTCAAAGGGAGTAAGATACGAAGAAACTAAATACGAGGATGTGGATGGAGAAAAGAAATTTGTCACCATACCAAATAGTGAAGACTTTTTTCAGTGTGATTCCATAGTAGTAGCCATAAGCCAAGGGCCAAAGGCAAATATAGTATCTAACTCTAAAGGTATAGAAGTAAATAAAAAGGGCCTTGTCATAGTGGATGACTGTGGAAGAACTACTAAGGAAGGAGTATTCTCCAGCGGTGATGTGGTAACAGGTGCTAAAACAGTAGTGGAAGCTGTAAAGCACTCTAAGAAGGTTGCTGAAGCCATAGATGAATATGTAATGGATATAATGAGTAAAAACTAG
- a CDS encoding vanadium-dependent haloperoxidase: protein MHDCNPIDKKVNVPRYWSQLSYAQEKRVPPAEDPTSGSWPTYFLKRDKFGKFIDDEGNTIAFAIRQPDSSIDFEGRQLDEVKKTLKYLTKRQELIATYWGTGPATKQWTPIIDILIDTYEITAPRAARILAATQGALNDAFAVAWYFKFRWNIARPNQLDQDLISYLPTPLHASYPSGHATVAGCAQIVLSYFFESESARLKELADQCAISRLYAGVHFPIDNSEGLRLGRQIGKLVVEQLDKQYDSDLSHIDYPILENRHAKLPPPPYTQVIQPAEETSYNRLDKIYGVSIKGNNSESNKE, encoded by the coding sequence ATGCATGACTGTAATCCTATTGATAAGAAAGTAAATGTTCCTCGTTATTGGTCACAACTTTCATATGCGCAAGAAAAGCGAGTCCCACCTGCCGAGGATCCTACATCTGGTTCATGGCCTACTTATTTTTTAAAAAGAGATAAATTTGGAAAGTTTATAGATGATGAGGGAAATACAATTGCCTTTGCAATACGTCAACCAGATTCATCTATAGATTTTGAAGGTAGACAGCTTGATGAAGTGAAAAAAACACTAAAATATTTGACTAAACGGCAAGAACTTATTGCTACCTATTGGGGTACAGGTCCTGCAACTAAGCAATGGACACCTATTATAGACATATTAATAGACACATACGAAATAACAGCTCCTAGGGCAGCACGTATTTTAGCTGCAACTCAAGGAGCATTGAACGATGCCTTTGCAGTAGCATGGTATTTTAAATTCCGCTGGAATATTGCGCGACCAAATCAACTTGATCAAGACTTAATTAGTTATCTTCCTACACCACTTCACGCCTCATATCCATCTGGTCATGCTACAGTAGCGGGCTGTGCACAGATTGTTTTAAGTTACTTCTTTGAATCAGAATCAGCTAGACTAAAAGAACTAGCTGATCAATGCGCCATCTCTCGTTTATATGCAGGTGTACATTTTCCAATAGACAATAGTGAAGGTTTGCGCCTTGGGCGTCAAATTGGAAAATTAGTAGTTGAACAGTTAGATAAACAATATGATAGTGATCTTTCCCACATAGATTATCCAATCCTAGAAAATCGACATGCTAAGTTACCTCCTCCTCCCTATACTCAAGTTATACAGCCTGCTGAAGAAACATCCTACAACAGATTGGATAAAATCTATGGAGTATCTATTAAGGGCAACAACTCTGAAAGTAATAAAGAATAA